The nucleotide sequence ATTAGTAGACATTAACGGCCTGATATTTATGAAAATGGCGCAATATGCATTATAGGTGTCTATTAATGAACGCGCTAATAACTACAATCTACGAGATTTATAAGGTTAATTACTTGTTGAAAACTAAATATAGTTAATTTCATTTGAAATTGATAGGTGAGAATTGTTAGATGGTAATTTAGttaaagaaaaagtataggtagataatgaaaatactaaataatgtaaATAATTGATAGATCGGATGTTCATTTCACTAGGTGTGTGgatgattattctaatattaagatttaggtggttaatttggaggtgtagtgtattttaatttaattgatgattgttcatattatttaaaaaaattattggttACCTAACATTACCCTTAGTTAAATTTGTCTAATTCATTTAATGATAATCATTTATCAACTTCATATAAAATTAACTGCATCTGAATTTCTACCTAATAACTCGAAGTTTAATATCAAAATTCCTCTAAAAGATATCAAGTATTACCTTCTGTTTTCGTTGTcatatttcatttttatttataattgtaaGAACATCGTCACATTATTTTCACTTTATGTTATAATTTGtaaaacataataataataataataataaaacactaaaaatattttctattgGTAAACAAAAAAGTAAACCCTAAGATTAATTTACATCCTAATTATTCCCCTTTTTTTCACAATTTCTCTTAAGCATTGGCCCCTTAAGAAGTCTTGAATGTGACGGTTTTGGGAATATGTGCAAGCTAGTTGTAAGTTGTAACAACAAAACAAATAGCAAAAGATAAGCTAGCGTTGACAATTTGACATCTTCTTGGTACAATGTATGCTATAACCAGCTCTAATGTAACGGAAGATAAAAAGTAAAGTATGTAATTAACCTAGCTTAGTGACTCCAGCTCGTAGTTATGCGTGGTCACCAATTAGGATAGGTTAATTAAACTGTTAAGTACTCTTAAAGTTGTGAGATAGATTCTTTTTCACCTTAATTTCTGATGTTAGATTAAGTCCCTTCAatgtagagaaaaaaaaaaaaaacaattctcTTTTAAATCTCTTTGCCTAAACATAAAAATACGTGTCAGTTTATTTATTATGGTTATTTTGGTCTAATAACTAACTTTTTGCTTATTAGTTTGAAATACTGAATTATACGTAATATCAATTTTGACATGTGAATAAATTAAAAActccttttatatatatatgttaatgTTAATGTTGATACTGTTAGGAATTccgttttctttttttatttaaagcATGTCtctcattaaaattaaattaaagtgacTGGAAATTTAGTTTTGTGAATTAAGAACGTATATATATCTTTGAGGCCAACTGAGTAAATTAGCTCAGTTGGTACCATCACTTGCTCTTTTTCAACCTTAATTAACACCCAAAAATTAACATTTTCTTTGAGAAAATTGAAGATTTGAttgattattttctttttttttttttaacgtttgaTATATTAAATGTATTAAAAAGATAAAAGAGGAAAAatcattttttaattaaaatagtaGCACCGGTTGCTGGTTGGTACCTTGATCCTTCTTCTAAATATTCCCTAATTaatctttttttatcaaagacAAAGAAACTTAAACCCGCAACCTTTTTAAATAAGTATAGAGAGACTATGCCAATTAATCTTATGTAATTTAAATTGATCTCTTTACATACAATTTTTAATAGAAATCTTCACGACTGATTGATGTTATAAATTAAGCatagtatttttatttctttatttattttggcAGATGCATAGAGAANNNNNNNNNNNNNNNNNNNNNNNNNNNNNNNNNNNNNNNNNNNNNNNNNNNNNNNNNNNNNNNNNNNNNNNNNNNNNNNNNNNNNNNNCATTGTTCATTGTTTTTTAGTATTATTCTATAAAAATAgtggtttttttttaattatatacattccaacaaaatttggtttgtgtggtaaaagctaagtaAAACATGTGTAGGGATAGAGAGCAAATATATATAAGTATAAATGGAAAAGCGAAGTGACTTAATTTCAGTCAAAGAAAGAATTttagttattattaattatttttattatatgctGTCAAACAACAAAGCATGTgtgtaataaattaataattataaatttgaataaataaaaaaataaatgaataaaaggcataaacatatatatagagaaagaaagagaggaaaATGAGGCATCCAGATGTAATAAGAAAAATAGAAGGGAGGTGAGTGGGGCTGGCGGGAAACAGAGTTTCTGGCAGATATATGGATATATGTTGGGAATGGATTGGTTACTCCATTATCGTACAGCTGAATATAATCTTAATATTTTGTCTCTGTCTTTCAACataaatatacaaataaataaaaattgtgtATTTTTGTGGATGAGTACAGTCAAGAGAAACCCGTGACCACTATCTTCTCTTCTGCTCATGACAATAACGACTCACTTTcttcacattttttttttaattttttgattcatatcattttcaaaattttctttgcTATCATCTGTGCTATACAGAATGTCATTACTTGATGGTCatgaaattaatttaatttccaATCTATCATTATTGAAGTTTTTATATTTCGTTCTATATGTAATATTAACTTTGTACTTTTAGTCTTTTATTATGTCAATTCTACTACGTTATCAACAGTATTTTTGTcaatttctgccaactcttatttataattgtgtttaataGAAATGTCTTTGTGGATATgtctaataaaatattttttttatggttgtgtttaatagaagtatctttataaatatattttttagatgtgtctatttatatatgtgtttaaaatataataataaattattattagtaATAAATTGACAAATAATACGTTGGTATCCTATACTTTTTCTATGTCAAAATACGGTAATTTTGATATTTACGTATATAAATATGAGACACGTGTCTTTAAAACTGATACTATACACTAAATTTAGACTTGTTACTTAATTAACGTTACGGTATTAAAgttgcaaaatttttttttaccaaaaattgaGAAATTTAAACCCGTAACTTTTAAGTAAGTATAaaaagattatgccatttgaattATAAATTGTTGGTACTAAAATTGCAAATTTAAAGCTAATTAaacaataattttataataaattaattaacgtTAACTNNNNNNNNNNNNNNNNNNNNNNNNNNNNNNNNNNNNNNNNNNNNNNNNNNNNNNNNNNNNNNNNNNNNNNNNNNNNNNNNNNNNNNNNNNNNNNNNNNNNNNNNNNNNNNNNNNNNNNNNNNNNNNNNNNNCCTCCTTTTCTACCgtttttatttgattctttaatttaatttttttccttatttttcctttctctttttccttttacttcctctttctctctttttcttcctatatatatattttttttacttctttcttctttttcttctataTACTTTTATTTTCTTCCTCTTTTCCACTCCGTCCAACCCTATATCATTTCTTTTACCTTTTTTGTTTATGCTTTTAGgattctattattttaattttcttatttgctCTAAATAACGGCGTAGTTTTATTATTAATTCTAATAAATGTATAATTTGGGGAATCTTAATGTGTAATTTTGAAAATATAGATGTGTAGTTGTCAAAATTTTGGacatgtatttttaaaattttagatgtGTAGTTTAAGAATTTGGAGGTGTCAATTTTGGTTTTGATTgtgtaattttgaaaatttgcatGCTCAAGTTTTGAGATATAGATGTATAGTTTTGTGAGTTTTCATATATATTTAACTTCTAATTTCAAATATGTAATCTTTGGATATCAAATGTGTATGTAGCTTTGGATTGTTcgtgaaatttttgaattttaaaagtaaattttcgaattctgaatgtatataatttttttataaaaattctgcAACTTGAAGTCGCAACACCATAACAATTGGCAAATTTTTATTATTCGACCATTACTACTATAATACACCAAAGAAAATATTTACCTCCATCTATTATTTTGTACTACTACAATGATTTTTTTTGTCTTCTAATGGAGTTTATAGCAATAATAATAACAGTTCCAAAAActtcattatttttttcaaaacatgattttttttagaaaatatggataactaatttttaattagCTAATGTTactcattttttaaaattctaaaaatacttaattttggataatttaaaatttataatttaataattttaaaaaattaattgatattgACTAATAAAGGTTATCtttctaatattatttttttattaaattataataataaaatgtatatttttggtgacttaaaagaaaataaacaacaactaagaaagaaaaaataaacaagaaactgcttaagaaagTCAGTCCTGCTGAGTACTATTCTCAAACTCCTTTCAAGGCAACGGAAGCTCCACTTGGGGAGAAAGGgtcctcattgcagtctttgccatgatgtcttaagatcaaccgaagatcagcacgtcatttccaagacatgatatctcggatttttaacactaaaggatcaataaacccagagcaattctgtaaattattgacaatagtaaaagcctccacacagtctgtctcacatataatgtctATTTGTCCCGAGTCTCATGTtaaaagaaagcctctccaaatagcaaacaactctccttgcaaaatgctacgactctTAATTGTTCTCAGacagcctcgttgccaccttcccttccaatctctagCAAAACCAACTCGAGTACCATTGTcaggatagctagcatcacaattaatcttaaaggtacccaTTGAGGGGGGGCCAAGAGCCACTAATGGTAGAGGGGATAGATagtcgttgcaactcaaaaatatttcggAGCTCCTTTTCCAAAGACAAAGTCATATCAATTACCTTGTCTGTGGTCCAATGCCCGTGAGGATGAAAGATTTCGTTATTCTTCGAACGTCAAATCTACCATAGACCAGAAAAAAATCTAAAAGAGCACTGTTTGCTGTTATGTAAGAACCAACTCATATGGTTGATCGAAGATCCTAAAGCTTGCCAAATTAGTTGGAtttttggacaatcccgaatacaatgtaaaatcgATTTCTGACttgaaaaatttattttcaatttacaaTTTTTTTAGTNNNNNNNNNNNNNNNNNNNNNNNNNNNNNNNNNNNNNNNNNNNNNNNNNNNNNNNNNNNNNNNNNNNNNNNNNNNNNNNNNNNNNNNNNNNNNNNNNNNNNNNNNNgcatatatatatatatatatatatgacggTGATAATGGTCAATTGGTCATGGTGAGATATACATACTCATGTCATGATCGAGCAGTATATATGTATGTCAATGGCTGTATCTGGTATCCGTCCAAATACACATGAATCTACGTACGGTTGAAATTTCTTGTCTTGTAAAAGCCAATGCGTGTCGTATTATAATGACAAATACATCCATCTCCAACCTCAAACAACTCCTCTAATTTCTTAGATATGTATGTTTCCAAACCTAAGATAGGGTTAAAACTagtaataaaaagaaaagtataatGTATAATTCCAGACCCATCTTTATTTTGACTTAACTAACGCGCCAGCAAATTAAAGAATCTCCCTAGCTAGCTATCTAGACGATTCAAATAATaatcaattattaattaattcaataaaattaaaaaaaaaaagaagagaaatttcAAAGTATATGACAAATTAAACCACTCTGCTTTGTTTTTCAATAGAGTTGGCTAGCGCGTTTTAGAAGTAGCTTAGCGCCAGCAATGTTCTAATTAATTGTGGAGCTTTAAATTAAGTCAATATATATATGGTATGCGAANNNNNNNNNNNNNNNNNNNNNNNNNNNNNNNNNNNNNNNNNNNNNNNNNNNNNNNNNNNNNNNNNNNNNNNNNNNNNNNNNNNNNNNNNNNNNNNNNNNNNNNNNNNNNNNNNNNNNNNNTTGATAATAACGTGAACAATGGTATAGTGTTATAGTGTATGTGTGAGCAGCCATAGTACTATTCCAACTAGAACGTAACCCTTTATATTGGCATTTGCCAACAAGATTTGGTAACCAATTTTGGTTGATTATCATATTTAGGTATATATTTCAGTTAGCTGTTGTACTCAAACAAGATTGGATGACGCAACTTAGAAACTTCAATTCAACCAATTATTGTTTATATAATAATGAATATATTTGAATAAATCACGCCACCAGATATATATATTGACTTCTCTAATTGTAAATGTATTTTTCTAATGAggtaataatttaaaaagattaatTAAGCATATTGTATTATTCTCTGGAAAGTTATAAAGGAGCTATCATTTTCAATATGGACCGACCATTTCTTCTCTATATGACTGATTCTGACTTCATTTTCGAGTTACAAACAATTCTTTGGTATATATCAAacagttttaattgtaaaaatgcATATACATACATATGCAGTCGTAAAGATTATATTGTCTTCAACCGTGATGGACGGAAATATACTTGTTCTCATTCTAAAGATTTTTCAATTGACAACTAGCAGTAGTGATGATCCTTTATTTGGATTTATAAACAATGCATGGATTTGAAATATTAATTACTCAATATTAAAGGAGAAATGTTCGAGTACTAATATGATGAATGCTATCCTACTCTCTCTAAagtaacatgtaagttaccctaTCTTATGTGTCATATTTTAATTGGGTGTTTATTTTAACCTGAGTTACTTTATCTACTCTTTCATCGTGGTTGCGCCTCCCAAACATCACCGTCTCATTGGTATTTCGTTTTCTCTTCTCAAATCATTCTTTTAAAAAaggtactccaactctctctaatTGCGTTACTTCTTTCCACTCCTTCATTGTCGTCGTCATTACGCTTCCCGTATTCCAACTCTCTCTAATTGTGTTTACTCCGCTCCATTGTACCCGTTCATCGTCGTTGTTACGCCTCCCAAGCATCACCGTCTCATTGGGTGTCTTGTTTTCTCTTCCCAAATCATTCTTCTAGAAAAGGTGTTCCAACTCTCTCTAATTGCGTTTACTCTTCTTTACTTTTTTGTTCTCGTCGTTGTGCTTCCTAAGTATCACCATCTTATTGGGtgttctatttttttcttctgtCAGGTCGTCACTGTCTTTCAAGATATTAACTTTCATGAGATTAAAGTAATCCAAGTTAAAATAAACACCCAATTAAAATAGAATACATCAGAGAGGGTAACTTATTACTTTAAAGAGGATATATATATCTCTGGTGGTTATGAGATAAATGAAATGTGTGGCTTGTTAACAATGACGTCATTGATATCTAGGTCATTTTTTTCTCTAATAAATTAACACTCAAGTGGATGATTCCAATCGTTTCCTTCCGTGCAATAATAGATTTGATATTGTGTTTTCCAGAAAATGTTTGTCTACCTTCCAAGAAATGTTTCAATTTCCAAAACACCGTAGAAAAGGAGAGCCTACAAATGAAAGAGAGGATACGGTGATTTGGAAATTTGATAACACAGGTGTCTATTCAACGAACTCTTTTACACAGATGATGCAAGCGGAAGCCCTTCCGGCTGAAGTTACAAGTTATAGTTTCACGCGGGCTATTTGGAAAGGGTTCGTCCCTCCAAGGATCGAGCTCTTGTCTTGGTTTGTGTTGATTGGAAGGGTGAACACTAAGGACCGGTTGCGTAGACTACGTGTTATTGATCAGCATGATACGCTGTGTGTGCTGTGTTCCAAGTCTGAGGAAACTGTGTTCCATTTGTTTCTTGGCTGTGATATCacctggcaggtgtggtgtgcgtGGTATGCGTTTGGTAGGAGTTGGTGCTCTCCTGGTAATCTTAAGGAGCACTTCGAAAGCTGGATAAACATGGCAATATGGAAGGTGGAGAGAAAGAGGTGGTTCCTTGGATTCTTTGCTGTTGTCTGGACAATCTGGTTAGAAAGGAATAGCAGGCTGTTTCGAAATCACAGCTCAAGTATGCGGGAAATTATAAACAAGTCATTTGCATCTGCAGAGGAATGGATTGGCGGTGAACCCTTTGGTTGTTGACATAATGTCGAAGTTAATAAGGCTTGTTtgtaatttatgttttcatgaaCCATGTGGCATTGTACCTGCTCCACTCTATTGTGTTGAGCTccctttaattcaaaaaaaatgattaaattttaaatatcttacttactaatttctttttaaaaactaattgaaCTAAAAGTATATGTTGTTaatgttttaaaattttaggatatgaataattattttctttctttatttattaGTAATTAAAAGAGTGTTTGAAAAGGGATATatcattcaaaaataaaatagtattaGTAATTAACAtagtatatattaaaataaaaaaaaaaatttaaaattgaataaaaaattgaaCTAACAATAAGGATTCGCttgatttttgttaaaaataaagcAATTATCCCTACTTTTTAAGAAATACGTCATTTGTAGACATAATTAGCTAGCTAGCATACAAATATTTAAGTATAATTTGTTAAGTCATCATATAAATTGGTGTTCGCTTTGTAGTTTCTATAAATACTTGTTAATTGTAATGATGGAGAAAATAAAAGAGGTAAAAAGTGTGCAAAAATTATATTCAAATTAATGGATAGATTAGTCTACGTAAAAGTGAAAAACCTATATATTCAGATATTACAANNNNNNNNNNNNNNNNNNNNNNNNNATATGGCATTTTTAATAATACGTTgaactattaattttttttatttattaatttatataaattaatttaataatagatagatatatatCGTCAAGAATAATGTAATAACAAAGGGAGGGTCAAGTTAAAATATACGATTTGTCTTAATTTAGGACAAAAATTCTATGAATAATACTTAAAGTTTTATCTTTTTTCACACATATATATATCTAATTAAAAAATGTTAGAAAATtacttaataattaaattaatttttttagtttaattttttaatttaataatctaaCAATATATTTTGTTGTATATTTTTATGGCTAAGTGATGCTGTTATGCACGCAACACGCAAGGACGATGAATGTGGGGTTTGCGCTAAGAGGGACTTATTAATTTCCAAATAAGCATTGGCAGGTAAATTCCCGTAAATTTGTAGTGAGCATTTGGATTTCATTCGGATACGAACAGAACTTAGAAATTAGAAGAGAGCAAACTAAATTATTTGTGCACAAGAAGGAAAGGGCATATGGTTCACCTCGTTATCTGCTAAAATATCTTATTGTGAGAACGATAAGAtgagaaaaatataaataataataataataataagcgtGATGTAATTGATGATGACAATAATAATAATCGATACAAAAATGCCCTTTTGGAGGATATTTTGGAAGAGAATTGAATATGCATTTGTGATGGATGAATGGAATGGAAGTGAATATGTATGTGGCATTGCAATGTTTCGTTTCTAAATAAATTGCAATTTGCATGCATGGGAATGGGAGTGGGACCCAGCAAGTTGAGACAGTTGTGAGAGACTCATTAAATGACTTGGCAAACCCCTCATATGAATCTCGTGGTTTGGACCATTTTGGCGGTCGTTAAATGATGCTATTATTTGCTATGCTTTCATGGAATATATATATAAGACAAATTAAATTAACATGTATATGCATGCATGTGACCCCATGATTCATGATTCATGAGGCATAGGCGCATAGCATGatctatatatatacatgcaAACAAGTTGACTCTCTGCGAATGGATAATgccaaaatgaaattaaatgtaTGAAATCCACACACAGGTAGAATAGTGATGATGATGAAGTGGTGAGTGATAGTAATATCGTAACAATAACATCAATATCATGCATTGGAGAATGACAAGTTCGTTAGGCTTTGCCTTGCCCAATCACCGACCATAAAAAAGCATTCTTTGTCCATATATATATCATTCACAATATATGGCTATGCTCTTTCTTTAATTTGGCTGAGTTCGTGATTAgtctaattatttaattaaaccgcCCAACCAATCACCTTGTGGAAGAAAAATCTATATCCTTCCTTCTACTCATTAAACAAATATTTGTACTCCTATAAGATTAGAGAGTGCCTCTCCATCTAATTTTTCA is from Arachis ipaensis cultivar K30076 chromosome B01, Araip1.1, whole genome shotgun sequence and encodes:
- the LOC107612729 gene encoding uncharacterized protein LOC107612729 — encoded protein: MTSLISRKCLSTFQEMFQFPKHRRKGEPTNEREDTVIWKFDNTGVYSTNSFTQMMQAEALPAEVTSYSFTRAIWKGFVPPRIELLSWFVLIGRVNTKDRLRRLRVIDQHDTLCVLCSKSEETVFHLFLGCDITWQVWCAWYAFGRSWCSPGNLKEHFESWINMAIWKVERKRWFLGFFAVVWTIWLERNSRLFRNHSSSMREIINKSFASAEEWIGGEPFGC